One genomic segment of Gemmatimonadaceae bacterium includes these proteins:
- a CDS encoding class I SAM-dependent methyltransferase — MNWKRWRAVPWIDTRSRFVSLVPPNGSLLDLGSSDGSTLRHFAELRPDISLAAADISGSPDSYPTGTEFHRANFESDVLPWSRSKFDAITCMHVVEHLSSARHLLLESARLLKPSGRLYIETPHPKTETMATVTGEAAGCVTMNFYDDPTHIRPVPVDELAVLAEQCGLKPVESGTSRNWIFTAAYPVFRALRMNTRKRYVAQQHWTGWSAFLIAVR, encoded by the coding sequence ATGAACTGGAAGCGCTGGCGAGCGGTGCCGTGGATTGACACTCGTTCAAGATTCGTCAGCCTGGTTCCGCCAAACGGATCGCTGCTCGATCTCGGGAGTTCGGACGGAAGCACGCTCCGGCATTTTGCCGAGCTTCGTCCAGACATTTCGCTGGCGGCCGCGGACATCTCGGGCTCGCCTGATTCTTATCCCACGGGGACAGAGTTCCACCGTGCGAACTTCGAGAGCGATGTGCTGCCATGGTCCAGGTCGAAGTTCGACGCTATTACCTGCATGCACGTGGTTGAGCATCTCTCGAGCGCACGTCACCTGCTGCTCGAGTCAGCGAGACTGCTCAAGCCCAGTGGTCGCCTTTACATTGAGACTCCACACCCGAAGACGGAGACGATGGCGACCGTAACTGGCGAGGCCGCTGGATGTGTGACCATGAACTTCTATGACGACCCTACCCACATACGTCCGGTACCCGTGGATGAGCTGGCGGTGCTTGCTGAGCAGTGCGGGTTGAAGCCGGTGGAAAGTGGCACGTCGAGAAACTGGATATTTACCGCTGCGTATCCGGTATTCCGCGCGCTGCGGATGAATACACGAAAGCGCTATGTCGCGCAGCAGCACTGGACGGGTTGGTCGGCGTTCCTGATTGCCGTCCGGTGA
- a CDS encoding DUF2279 domain-containing protein, which produces MHRLRSVGFCITAIWAAAFGSAAGTNVAHAQALSDSTSIPSQHASSASDLSGRAGISVPIAPTDTLAIAKTEPRVECGNGSLDVALKRTAVAAAFVGGNAALYSYFKRAWWSGEKSEGFFFNADWDENFRDQDKFGHLHGGYHLARFGDALLRSACMSKGRATLWSAAYAAAFQLQIEIWDGKYEKYGFSYPDLIANTTGTAIAVLHAAYPKTRAVKPTISYSPTAALRNADNIPGELRPTLDYAGQTYWISADVDALLPAEAKRYWPGFLRVSAGHTITDWIDPATGANLRAKRRILLTLDIDAEKLPGEGRVWKTIKRQLGYIHLPSPALQLTPQFEGIRWFR; this is translated from the coding sequence TTGCATCGGTTGAGAAGCGTTGGTTTTTGCATAACGGCGATCTGGGCTGCGGCTTTCGGATCTGCGGCCGGCACCAATGTCGCGCATGCGCAGGCATTGTCCGACTCAACGTCGATTCCTTCACAGCATGCCTCGAGCGCGAGCGATTTGTCCGGCCGCGCCGGAATTTCGGTCCCCATTGCTCCCACCGACACTCTGGCGATCGCGAAGACGGAGCCGCGCGTGGAATGCGGAAACGGTTCGCTTGATGTCGCACTCAAACGGACGGCTGTGGCCGCAGCTTTCGTCGGCGGGAACGCTGCCCTCTACAGCTATTTCAAGCGCGCGTGGTGGTCGGGCGAGAAATCCGAAGGGTTTTTCTTCAATGCCGACTGGGACGAGAATTTCCGCGATCAGGACAAGTTCGGCCACCTCCACGGCGGATATCATCTGGCGCGGTTCGGCGACGCGCTGCTCCGAAGTGCCTGCATGTCGAAAGGGCGCGCCACGTTATGGAGCGCTGCTTATGCAGCCGCATTTCAGCTCCAGATCGAAATCTGGGATGGGAAGTACGAAAAGTACGGCTTCTCTTACCCCGACCTGATTGCCAACACCACTGGAACGGCGATAGCTGTGCTGCATGCGGCCTACCCGAAGACGCGTGCGGTGAAGCCCACGATATCCTACTCGCCCACCGCGGCCCTGCGGAATGCCGACAATATTCCAGGCGAGCTGCGGCCGACACTCGACTACGCTGGGCAGACTTACTGGATCTCGGCAGATGTCGATGCGTTGCTGCCGGCGGAGGCAAAGCGCTACTGGCCGGGATTTCTGAGGGTGTCTGCGGGGCATACGATCACCGACTGGATCGACCCTGCAACGGGGGCGAACCTGCGAGCAAAGCGCAGAATCCTGCTGACGCTCGATATTGACGCCGAAAAGCTGCCAGGTGAGGGTCGGGTCTGGAAAACCATCAAGCGCCAGCTTGGATACATCCACCTTCCCTCTCCCGCGTTGCAGCTCACACCGCAGTTCGAGGGCATCAGGTGGTTTCGATAA
- a CDS encoding PfkB family carbohydrate kinase produces MIETISRERLMALLAAAQGKRVVVVGDAMLDVYLRGEVARISPEAPVPIVRVSERKLALGGAANVANNVVAIGARCEIVCAVGDDAAGATLLEMLAGVPTETRSVVRVSRPTTTKTRVVARSQQLLRYDEEDDSDIAGEETGQLNRAIATALDGADALVLEDYNKGVLTRGVITMAIGRANECGIPIVVDPKYRNFFAYRGATIFKPNRRELESALGAAVDLEHPEALPATFGRLGVQHLLLTLGEQGMALLSAAGEVGRIPTTAREVYDVVGAGDTVTAYLATILAAGGTPAEAAVIANFAAGVEVRKLGAATVRTAEVVEAYDDFSAGAPVPG; encoded by the coding sequence ACCTGCGAGGCGAAGTCGCCCGAATATCGCCTGAAGCTCCGGTGCCGATCGTAAGAGTGAGCGAGCGGAAATTGGCACTTGGCGGCGCCGCAAACGTTGCAAACAATGTCGTAGCGATCGGCGCCAGATGCGAGATCGTCTGCGCCGTTGGGGACGATGCCGCCGGAGCCACACTGCTGGAGATGCTCGCGGGTGTTCCAACGGAGACGCGCTCGGTGGTGCGGGTTTCGCGGCCCACGACTACGAAGACAAGAGTCGTTGCCCGGTCTCAGCAACTATTGCGATACGATGAAGAAGATGACAGTGACATTGCCGGTGAGGAAACGGGACAATTGAACCGTGCCATCGCTACAGCACTCGATGGGGCCGATGCGCTGGTGCTGGAGGACTACAACAAGGGCGTTCTCACACGCGGGGTGATAACGATGGCGATCGGTCGAGCGAATGAATGCGGCATCCCGATCGTCGTCGATCCAAAATACCGGAATTTTTTCGCCTACCGGGGAGCGACGATCTTCAAGCCCAACCGGCGAGAACTGGAATCGGCGCTGGGCGCCGCGGTGGACCTCGAGCATCCCGAAGCCCTCCCGGCAACATTCGGGCGCCTGGGAGTACAACATCTGTTGTTGACGCTCGGCGAACAGGGCATGGCGCTTTTGTCGGCAGCTGGGGAGGTGGGCCGCATACCGACAACAGCTCGCGAGGTCTATGACGTTGTCGGCGCCGGAGACACCGTAACCGCTTATCTTGCAACTATACTCGCCGCCGGAGGAACCCCGGCCGAGGCGGCCGTGATTGCGAACTTTGCAGCCGGAGTCGAAGTGCGGAAACTTGGTGCGGCGACGGTGAGAACCGCCGAGGTCGTCGAAGCGTACGATGACTTCAGCGCGGGCGCACCGGTGCCGGGATGA